One genomic window of Salvia miltiorrhiza cultivar Shanhuang (shh) chromosome 4, IMPLAD_Smil_shh, whole genome shotgun sequence includes the following:
- the LOC131019629 gene encoding leucine-rich repeat receptor-like serine/threonine/tyrosine-protein kinase SOBIR1, whose amino-acid sequence MRASLVILYKSTYDVNFGAKSSAPNSFTRHPRPRLHNKNTQPPHKTPAASNHHNFHRWRQRPAAAMAPTPSKCHLFLLHFTTLILLVQSRPPTLLRSDLEALLLIHKDLGFRRSPAANPCDSAGILCERRSVNTSHTLRITGLVFESQQLDGRLSPAISKLTELKQLSLQDNNLFDQIPAQIVECKKLEILDLRNNQFSGQIPLGLSWLIRLRVLDLSGNMFTGNLKFLKHFPNLEKLNLADNMFAGTVPASLRSFRNLQFVDVSGNSLLVGPLPSINNHENQEHSQAPGMLRQTTGSAADQSHHSVAAESTGIQSTIPKRYSLAEISPAAAKNGTKLPALFLAPGPSPAGGPSAAPTGRHRKSNKKRIIGWSLGFVAGVIGGILSGLVFSLVFKLLLLLINGRNKDTGIKIFSPLIKKPEDLAFLEKEDGLSSLNIIGKGGCGEVYKAVLPGSDGKEIAIKKINQSATDTEELTEEDSKLLNKKMRQIRSEIKTVGEIRHRNLLPLLAHLPRPDCHYLVYEYMKNGSVHDYLLQVSRGERELDWAARYKIIMGIAAGLEYLHMNHTPRIIHRDLKPANVLLDDEMEARIADFGLAKSVPDANTHVSTSNIAGTAGYIAPEYYGTFKFTDKCDVYSFGVVLAVVVMGKMPSDEFFQNTEEMSLVKWMRNVMTSDDPKRAIDPKLMGNGHEEQMLLALKVACFCTLDNPKERPNSKDARTMLSQITH is encoded by the exons ATGAGGGCCAGTTTGGTAATATTGTACAAGTCAACCTATGACGTCAATTTTGGAGCTAAGTCCTCCGCCCCAAATTCTTTCACACGGCATCCACGACCACGATTGCACAATAAAAACACACAGCCACCACACAAAACTCCGGCAGCCTCCAACCACCACAACTTCCACCGCTGGCGGCAACGACCAGCAGCAGCAATGGCTCCGACTCCATCCAAATGCCACCTCTTTCTCCTCCACTTCACCACACTCATCCTCCTCGTCCAATCAAGACCTCCAACACTCCTCCGCTCCGACCTTGAAGCTCTCTTGCTCATCCACAAGGACCTCGGCTTCCGCCGCAGCCCCGCGGCGAACCCCTGCGATTCCGCCGGAATACTCTGCGAGAGGCGGAGCGTCAACACCTCGCACACGCTCCGGATCACCGGCCTCGTCTTCGAATCGCAGCAGCTCGACGGCAGGCTCTCTCCCGCCATTTCCAAGCTCACCGAGCTCAAACAACTCTCCCTACAAGACAACAACCTCTTCGATCAAATCCCAGCTCAAATCGTGGAATGCAAGAAGCTCGAGATCCTCGACCTCAGAAACAATCAATTCTCCGGCCAAATCCCACTCGGCTTATCGTGGCTGATCCGCCTCCGAGTTCTCGATCTCTCCGGGAACATGTTCACCGGCAACCTCAAGTTCCTGAAGCACTTCCCCAACCTGGAGAAGCTCAACCTCGCTGACAACATGTTCGCCGGCACCGTGCCGGCGTCGCTGCGGTCGTTCCGGAATCTTCAATTCGTCGATGTCTCCGGCAACAGCCTCCTCGTGGGCCCTCTTCCGTCGATCAACAACCACGAAAATCAGGAACACAGCCAAGCCCCGGGCATGCTCCGGCAAACCACCGG CTCCGCCGCTGATCAAAGCCACCACTCCGTGGCTGCAGAATCGACTGGAATCCAATCCACGATCCCAAAACGCTACTCCTTGGCCGAAATTTCCCCCGCCGCTGCGAAGAACGGCACCAAATTACCAGCCCTGTTCCTCGCCCCGGGCCCATCTCCGGCGGGAGGTCCGTCAGCCGCTCCCACCGGCAGACACAGGAAAAGCAACAAGAAGAGAATAATCGGGTGGTCTCTCGGATTCGTGGCCGGAGTAATCGGAGGAATCTTATCTGGATTAGTCTTCTCCTTAGTTTTCAAGCTGCTCCTGCTCCTAATCAACGGCAGAAACAAGGATACCGGAATTAAAATATTCTCCCCATTGATCAAGAAGCCAGAAGACCTGGCCTTCTTAGAAAAAGAAGACGGATTATCATCGCTCAACATCATCGGAAAAGGCGGATGCGGCGAAGTCTACAAAGCCGTTTTACCGGGAAGCGACGGCAAGGAAATCGCAATCAAGAAGATAAACCAGTCGGCCACAGACACGGAGGAGCTGACGGAAGAAGACAGCAAGCTCCTGAACAAGAAAATGCGGCAAATCCGATCCGAAATCAAGACCGTGGGAGAAATCCGCCACCGCAACCTCCTGCCCCTGCTGGCCCACCTCCCGCGGCCGGACTGCCACTACTTAGTCTACGAGTACATGAAGAACGGCAGCGTGCACGACTACCTGCTGCAGGTGTCGAGAGGGGAGAGGGAGCTGGATTGGGCGGCGAGGTACAAGATCATCATGGGGATCGCGGCTGGGCTCGAGTATCTGCACATGAACCACACGCCGCGTATCATCCACAGGGACCTGAAGCCCGCCAACGTGCTGCTGGACGACGAGATGGAGGCACGGATCGCGGACTTCGGGCTGGCCAAGTCAGTGCCGGACGCCAACACGCACGTGTCCACGTCCAACATTGCGGGCACGGCAGGGTACATCGCCCCCGAGTATTACGGGACCTTCAAGTTCACGGACAAGTGCGATGTTTACAGCTTCGGAGTGGTGCTGGCGGTGGTGGTGATGGGGAAGATGCCCTCGGATGAGTTCTTTCAGAATACGGAGGAGATGAGCCTGGTGAAGTGGATGAGGAATGTGATGACCTCCGATGATCCCAAGCGGGCGATTGATCCCAAGCTCATGGGGAATGGCCACGAGGAGCAGATGCTGCTGGCTTTGAAGGTCGCTTGTTTCTGCACCTTGGATAATCCTAAAGAGAGGCCTAATAGTAAGGATGCCAGGACTATGTTGTCTCAGATTACGCATTGA